The following are from one region of the Halarcobacter sp. genome:
- a CDS encoding multidrug effflux MFS transporter — protein MKKATNHIYLIILLSILSSVAPIATDTYIPSIPDIANDFSVSIEKIELTLSIFLIGFSVGQVFGGPVSDRIGRKKSSIFGLLGFAFFSFIIVFSTTVYELWVYRFFEAFFGGMVVVNAMAVVRDKFHGKEAAKVFSLIGTIRSIAPLIAPAIGSFIIHFFSWEAVFLYLTFYALFTAFLIYKDLDESYTYVKQSIYHSYKMVLTHKVAMKAMLTLALGFSGFFIFIAKSSFIFIEHYGVSTDYFPLFFGFNFVILIFMIKVNIQLLKKFSPVDLVKYAIIIQIFAGIAWILTFENQTIVITMALMAVYMSMMAFVFGNCMALSLEHFSKNAGVASGVVGVLQFGLGAIISSVALLFHSETFLPIGISITTISIVAFLIFRSYK, from the coding sequence ATGAAAAAAGCAACCAATCATATTTATTTAATTATATTATTATCAATTCTTTCATCAGTTGCACCTATCGCAACAGATACTTATATCCCCTCTATTCCTGATATAGCAAATGATTTTAGTGTAAGTATCGAAAAAATAGAATTAACATTATCAATATTTTTAATAGGATTTTCTGTTGGACAAGTGTTTGGAGGTCCAGTTTCAGATAGAATAGGTAGAAAAAAAAGTTCAATTTTTGGACTTTTGGGTTTTGCCTTTTTTAGTTTTATAATAGTTTTTAGTACTACTGTTTATGAATTATGGGTTTATAGATTTTTTGAAGCTTTTTTTGGAGGAATGGTTGTAGTAAATGCTATGGCTGTTGTAAGGGATAAGTTTCATGGCAAAGAAGCAGCAAAAGTGTTTTCTTTAATAGGAACTATTAGAAGTATCGCTCCACTTATAGCTCCTGCAATTGGATCATTTATCATACACTTTTTTTCTTGGGAAGCTGTATTTTTATATTTAACTTTTTATGCATTATTTACAGCTTTTCTTATATATAAAGATTTGGATGAGAGTTATACCTATGTAAAACAAAGTATTTATCACTCTTATAAAATGGTACTTACCCATAAAGTTGCCATGAAAGCAATGCTTACATTAGCTTTAGGGTTTTCAGGATTTTTTATATTTATTGCAAAATCATCGTTTATTTTTATAGAGCATTATGGTGTATCAACAGATTATTTCCCACTATTTTTTGGATTTAATTTTGTGATATTAATCTTTATGATAAAAGTAAATATTCAATTATTAAAAAAATTTTCTCCAGTAGATTTAGTTAAATACGCGATTATTATACAAATTTTTGCTGGAATAGCATGGATATTAACTTTTGAAAATCAAACAATTGTAATCACTATGGCTCTAATGGCTGTGTATATGAGCATGATGGCATTTGTTTTTGGTAACTGTATGGCTTTATCTTTGGAACACTTTTCTAAAAATGCTGGGGTGGCTTCTGGAGTAGTTGGGGTTTTACAGTTTGGTTTAGGAGCAATTATTTCATCTGTAGCATTACTTTTTCATAGTGAAACTTTTTTACCAATTGGAATAAGTATTACAACTATCTCTATAGTTGCATTTTTGATATTTAGAAGTTATAAATAG
- a CDS encoding MarR family transcriptional regulator, which produces MKTELENSILFRVNRVANLLNTSFNHKLQDYDIAIEQRITLEFIKNMQSVSQTKIADVLVKDKTTISRTLRALESKGYIKRDEKVVDKRTNLIKLTNLGEKVLENSSKTVKSFRSKISSELTNDEKLQLFELLDKVIKPIKE; this is translated from the coding sequence ATGAAAACAGAATTAGAAAATTCAATTTTATTTAGAGTAAATCGTGTAGCAAATCTATTAAACACATCTTTTAATCATAAATTACAAGACTATGATATTGCAATAGAACAAAGAATTACACTGGAATTTATCAAAAATATGCAAAGTGTAAGCCAAACGAAAATTGCAGATGTTTTAGTTAAAGATAAAACAACTATAAGTAGAACTTTAAGAGCATTAGAATCAAAAGGTTATATTAAAAGAGATGAAAAGGTAGTTGATAAACGTACAAATCTTATAAAATTGACAAATCTTGGAGAAAAAGTTTTGGAAAATAGTTCTAAAACTGTGAAATCTTTTCGAAGCAAAATTTCATCAGAATTAACAAATGATGAAAAATTACAACTGTTTGAGCTTTTGGATAAAGTAATCAAACCAATAAAGGAATAA
- a CDS encoding O-acetylhomoserine aminocarboxypropyltransferase/cysteine synthase family protein has translation MQKETIAIHGGYNNKEGWGTMNVPIAQTTAYAFRDAEHAANLFALKELGSIYTRLTNPTTDVLEQRFAQLEGGAAAICTASGQSAIFYAIANVAEAGDNVIISDKLYGGAVTLLTYTMKRFGISTKVFKSADASDLEEQIDDKTKAIFFESLSNPQIAIADIDKIVEIAKRNGVLTVCDNTVASAALFNPIKWGVDVVVHSTSKYTNGQGSGVGGIVVERDGLADFFKENSERYYHFTQPDPSYHGLVYTDVPLPNFCLRIRLNLLRDIGATQSPYNSWLLLQTIETLDIRMEKHSNSALEVAKFLESNSKVKAVNYPGLESSAYYEKAQKYFKDGKASGLISFEVEDYETAKKVIDSTKLFSVVVNIGDSKSLIVHPASTTHSQMNETELKEAGINPTTIRLSIGLENPADLIEDLEQALS, from the coding sequence ATGCAAAAAGAGACTATTGCAATACATGGTGGCTACAACAACAAAGAAGGTTGGGGAACTATGAATGTTCCTATTGCTCAAACTACTGCATATGCATTTAGAGATGCTGAGCATGCGGCTAATCTTTTTGCTCTAAAAGAGTTAGGTTCAATCTATACTAGATTAACAAACCCAACTACTGATGTATTAGAACAAAGATTTGCACAACTTGAAGGTGGTGCTGCTGCTATTTGTACGGCAAGTGGTCAATCTGCAATTTTTTATGCTATTGCTAATGTAGCTGAAGCTGGAGACAATGTAATTATCTCTGACAAGCTATATGGTGGAGCAGTTACACTTTTAACTTATACTATGAAAAGATTTGGAATCTCTACAAAAGTATTTAAAAGTGCTGATGCATCAGATTTAGAAGAACAAATTGATGATAAAACTAAAGCAATTTTCTTTGAGTCATTATCAAATCCTCAAATTGCAATTGCTGACATAGATAAAATTGTAGAAATTGCAAAAAGAAACGGTGTTTTAACTGTTTGTGATAATACAGTTGCAAGTGCAGCTTTATTTAACCCTATTAAATGGGGAGTTGATGTGGTAGTTCACTCAACATCAAAATATACAAACGGTCAAGGAAGCGGTGTTGGTGGAATTGTTGTAGAAAGAGATGGATTAGCTGATTTCTTTAAAGAAAATAGTGAAAGATATTATCACTTTACACAACCAGATCCATCTTATCATGGTTTAGTGTACACAGATGTACCTTTACCAAATTTTTGTCTTAGAATCAGACTAAATCTTTTAAGAGATATTGGAGCAACACAATCTCCTTATAACTCTTGGTTACTTTTACAAACTATTGAGACTTTAGATATTAGAATGGAAAAACACTCTAACTCAGCTTTAGAGGTTGCGAAATTCTTAGAATCTAATTCTAAAGTAAAAGCTGTAAATTATCCAGGATTAGAGTCAAGTGCTTATTATGAAAAAGCTCAAAAATATTTTAAAGATGGAAAAGCATCTGGGCTTATCTCTTTTGAGGTAGAAGATTATGAGACAGCAAAAAAAGTTATTGATTCAACAAAACTATTTAGTGTTGTTGTAAATATTGGTGATAGTAAGTCATTGATTGTTCACCCTGCATCTACTACTCACTCTCAAATGAATGAGACTGAGTTAAAAGAAGCGGGAATAAATCCTACAACAATTAGATTATCAATTGGATTAGAAAATCCAGCAGATTTAATTGAAGATTTAGAACAAGCATTAAGTTAA
- a CDS encoding Rrf2 family transcriptional regulator — MPLISTKGVYGLTAMYELSKHENDTPLQIKEISSNAKIPQNYLEQLLSKLRHAGLVKSIRGAKGGYILADKPENIIVKDILIALEGDLKVIDSKTENPILNMFFSDAKDNTKKIFDLSLTQLDEYQDKYNEVLHYSI; from the coding sequence ATGCCACTGATTTCAACAAAAGGTGTATATGGTCTAACAGCTATGTACGAACTAAGTAAGCATGAGAATGATACACCTCTACAGATAAAGGAGATATCTTCAAATGCTAAGATTCCTCAAAATTATCTGGAACAGCTTTTAAGCAAATTAAGACATGCTGGCTTAGTAAAGAGTATCAGGGGAGCAAAAGGTGGGTATATCTTAGCTGATAAACCAGAAAACATAATAGTAAAAGATATTCTGATTGCACTAGAAGGTGATTTAAAAGTTATCGATAGTAAGACAGAAAATCCAATATTAAATATGTTTTTTTCCGATGCTAAAGACAATACCAAAAAAATATTTGATTTAAGTCTTACTCAGTTAGATGAGTATCAAGATAAATATAACGAAGTTTTACATTACAGTATATAG
- the cysK gene encoding cysteine synthase A: MKFAQNVTELIGNTPLVRLQKASDATEATILGKCEFMNPTHSVKDRIGTNMIKAALEQGLINENTTVIEPTSGNTGIALASVCAGLGIKLILTMPSSMSIERRKLLKALGAELVLTEPEKGMKGAIDKADELAKETPNSFIPQQFANEANPEIHRKTTAKEILADTDGKVDILVAAIGTGGSITGIGEVLKEHNPDIQIIAVEPEASPVLSGGKPGPHRIQGIGAGFVPDVLNTDLFSEVVTVSNEDAIETSRNLAKNEGLLVGISAGANVFVAEKIASKAENKGKTIVTILCDTGERYLSSGLYDDE; encoded by the coding sequence ATGAAATTTGCACAAAACGTTACTGAATTAATTGGAAATACACCACTTGTTAGATTACAAAAAGCGAGTGATGCTACAGAGGCTACAATTCTTGGAAAATGTGAGTTTATGAACCCTACTCACTCAGTAAAAGATAGAATTGGAACAAACATGATTAAAGCTGCTTTAGAGCAAGGGTTAATCAATGAAAACACTACAGTTATTGAGCCAACAAGTGGAAACACTGGTATTGCTTTAGCTTCTGTTTGTGCAGGATTAGGAATCAAACTTATCCTTACAATGCCAAGTTCTATGAGTATTGAAAGAAGAAAACTATTAAAAGCATTAGGTGCTGAACTAGTTTTAACTGAGCCAGAAAAGGGTATGAAAGGTGCTATTGACAAAGCTGATGAGTTAGCAAAAGAGACTCCAAACTCTTTTATTCCTCAACAATTTGCAAATGAAGCAAACCCAGAAATCCATAGAAAAACAACTGCAAAAGAGATTCTTGCAGATACTGATGGAAAAGTTGATATTTTAGTTGCAGCTATTGGTACAGGTGGTTCAATCACTGGTATTGGTGAAGTATTAAAAGAGCATAACCCTGATATCCAAATTATTGCAGTTGAGCCAGAAGCTTCTCCTGTATTAAGTGGTGGGAAACCAGGTCCTCATAGAATCCAAGGTATTGGTGCGGGATTTGTTCCAGATGTATTAAATACTGATTTATTCAGTGAAGTTGTTACAGTTAGCAATGAAGATGCAATTGAAACTTCTAGAAACCTAGCTAAAAACGAAGGTTTATTAGTTGGTATTAGTGCTGGAGCTAATGTATTTGTTGCAGAAAAAATTGCATCAAAAGCAGAAAACAAAGGTAAAACGATTGTTACAATTTTATGTGACACAGGTGAGAGATATCTAAGTTCAGGATTATATGACGATGAGTAA
- a CDS encoding DUF2061 domain-containing protein, protein MAEKAYRSVAKSVSWRAVGTLDTVIISYFITGNLTMAASIGSIELFTKMALYYFHERAWNKISFGKVKEPDYQI, encoded by the coding sequence ATGGCAGAAAAAGCTTACAGGTCTGTAGCTAAATCTGTCTCTTGGCGAGCTGTCGGAACTCTTGATACTGTAATTATCTCATATTTTATAACTGGTAACTTAACAATGGCGGCCTCAATAGGTTCAATAGAGTTATTTACAAAAATGGCACTTTATTACTTCCATGAAAGAGCTTGGAACAAAATCTCTTTTGGAAAAGTAAAAGAACCAGATTACCAAATTTAG
- a CDS encoding phosphoadenylyl-sulfate reductase: MEINELNEKFAKAEATQIIEYFIKEYGRDAALSSSLGAEDQVLTDMILKTNKEANIFTLDTGRLHPETYDVMDATNLKYGVKLNVFFPEVVQVEELYQTQGVNGHFESIENRKRCCNIRKIEPLKRALKPLKVWITGLRAAQSVTRTDTPIVEWDENFKVIKVNPLINWSEEEVWDYIKTNNVPYNKLHDKGFPSIGCAPCTRAIKDGEDVRAGRWWWENPEHKECGLHVK, from the coding sequence ATGGAAATTAATGAATTAAACGAAAAGTTTGCTAAAGCAGAGGCAACACAGATTATAGAATATTTTATAAAAGAGTATGGAAGAGATGCTGCTTTATCAAGTAGCTTAGGTGCAGAAGATCAAGTTTTAACAGACATGATTTTAAAAACAAATAAAGAAGCAAATATTTTTACACTAGATACGGGAAGATTACATCCAGAAACCTATGATGTGATGGATGCAACAAATTTGAAATATGGTGTAAAACTAAATGTTTTTTTCCCTGAAGTTGTTCAAGTTGAAGAACTTTATCAAACTCAAGGTGTAAATGGTCACTTTGAAAGTATTGAAAATAGAAAAAGATGCTGTAATATTAGAAAAATAGAGCCTTTAAAAAGAGCTTTAAAACCTCTAAAAGTTTGGATTACAGGATTAAGAGCAGCACAAAGTGTAACTAGAACAGATACACCAATTGTTGAGTGGGATGAAAATTTTAAAGTTATAAAGGTTAATCCTTTGATTAATTGGAGTGAAGAAGAGGTTTGGGACTATATAAAAACAAACAATGTTCCATACAATAAACTTCATGACAAAGGTTTCCCTAGTATTGGATGTGCACCCTGTACCAGAGCCATTAAGGATGGTGAAGATGTAAGAGCAGGAAGATGGTGGTGGGAAAACCCAGAACACAAAGAGTGTGGATTGCACGTAAAATAA
- the cysD gene encoding sulfate adenylyltransferase subunit CysD encodes MNKINISNERLTHLKQLEAESMHIMKEVVAEFSNPGMLYSVGKDSSVMLHLLQKAFYPAPPPLPLMHVDTTWKFKEMIEFRDRRAKEVGMELIVYSNPKGLEMNISPFEHGSALHTDIMKTEGLKQALDIQKFDAVFGGARRDEEKSRAKERIYSFRDKNHRWDPKNQRPELWNIYNGRHTQGESIRVFPLSNWTELDIWQYIYLEQIPIPDLYFSKKRPVVEYMGTKILVDDERMPEELRATAKMEDVRFRTLGCYPLTGAVNSTATTLPEIIQEMLVCTTSERQGRLIDSDGDASMEKKKQEGYF; translated from the coding sequence ATGAATAAAATTAACATAAGTAACGAACGACTAACGCATCTAAAACAATTAGAAGCAGAGAGTATGCATATAATGAAAGAAGTAGTAGCAGAGTTTTCTAACCCAGGTATGTTATATAGCGTAGGGAAAGATAGTTCAGTAATGTTACACTTACTACAAAAGGCATTTTACCCAGCACCACCACCATTACCTTTAATGCATGTTGATACAACATGGAAATTTAAAGAGATGATTGAGTTCAGAGATAGAAGAGCAAAAGAAGTAGGAATGGAATTAATCGTTTACTCAAACCCAAAAGGTTTAGAGATGAATATTTCTCCATTTGAACATGGTTCTGCACTTCATACAGATATTATGAAAACAGAAGGTCTAAAACAAGCACTTGATATCCAAAAGTTTGATGCAGTATTTGGTGGAGCAAGAAGAGATGAAGAGAAATCTAGAGCGAAAGAGAGAATCTACTCTTTTAGAGATAAAAACCATAGATGGGATCCAAAAAACCAAAGACCAGAGCTGTGGAATATCTATAATGGTAGACACACTCAAGGTGAATCAATTAGAGTATTCCCATTATCAAACTGGACAGAATTAGATATTTGGCAATATATCTATTTAGAGCAAATACCTATTCCAGATTTATATTTCTCTAAAAAAAGACCTGTAGTTGAATATATGGGAACAAAAATTCTTGTTGATGATGAAAGAATGCCAGAAGAGTTAAGAGCTACAGCAAAAATGGAAGATGTTAGATTTAGAACACTTGGATGTTATCCTTTAACAGGAGCAGTTAATTCAACAGCAACAACTCTTCCAGAGATTATTCAAGAGATGCTTGTTTGTACAACAAGTGAAAGACAAGGAAGATTAATAGATAGTGATGGTGACGCATCAATGGAGAAAAAGAAACAAGAGGGGTATTTTTAA